Proteins co-encoded in one Dreissena polymorpha isolate Duluth1 chromosome 12, UMN_Dpol_1.0, whole genome shotgun sequence genomic window:
- the LOC127853854 gene encoding uncharacterized protein K02A2.6-like: MKPKKESELDSLERQGISSKVNTSRWATPIVPVLKSNGQDVRICGDFKVTVNQALKVDKYPLPRIEDIFANLSHGQKYSKLDLRQAYLQLEVDDASKELLTINTHQGLYRYNRCVYGISSLPAIWQRTIDQILQRIPGVQCILDDMIVTGDSDQSYFDNLEKVLCRLNEFGLKLNKDKCVFFEDRVTYCGHEIDKDGLWKCNDKVHAVIDTPTSKDFTSLRAYLGVLNYYHRFLPNLATVIKPLNAMLEKIVSLFGQKNVRSRSKIQKS, encoded by the coding sequence ATGAAACCGAAAAAAGAGAGTGAACTCGACAGCCTTGAAAGGCAAGGTATTAGTTCGAAGGTAAATACCAGCAGATGGGCAACGCCAATCGTTCCAGTATTGAAAAGCAACGGACAGGATGTTCGAATTTGTGGAGACTTTAAAGTGACAGTCAACCAAGCACTTAAAGTTGACAAATACCCCCTACCAAGGATCGAGGACATCTTCGCGAATCTGTCACACGGACAGAAATACTCGAAACTGGATCTTCGCCAGGCGTATCTCCAACTTGAGGTCGACGACGCCAGCAAGGAATTGTTGACCATTAACACTCATCAAGGGCTGTATCGGTACAACAGATGTGTGTACGGAATATCGTCACTTCCCGCAATCTGGCAACGCACAATTGACCAGATACTTCAACGAATACCTGGAGTGCAATGCATTCTTGATGACATGATCGTGACAGGGGACAGTGATCAGTCTTATTTTGATAACCTCGAGAAAGTGCTTTGTCGTTTGAACGAGTTTGgtttaaaactaaacaaagaCAAATGTGTGTTCTTTGAAGATAGAGTTACGTATTGTGGACACGAGATCGACAAAGatggattatggaagtgtaatgACAAGGTGCATGCTGTGATTGACACACCCACATCTAAAGATTTTACTTCTTTAAGGGCGTATCTCGGTGTTCTCAATTACTACCACAGGTTTCTGCCGAATCTCGCGACTGTCATTAAACCACTGAACGCGATGCTTGAAAAAATCGTAAGTTTATTTGGTCAAAAGAATGTGAGATCGCGTTCCAAAATTCAAAAAAGCTGA